The following proteins are co-located in the Pseudomonas sp. ATCC 13867 genome:
- a CDS encoding tripartite tricarboxylate transporter TctB family protein: MSQPSLFQRLFAGAWLLACVALALVAWNYQAPFSYEPVGPRAYPLLCLGLMAAGLAWLIARPTPIKREEDEPALEGALLAKVVLCIALLAVYAGLFEPLGFIPASALVGTFIALIYGGRPMASVITATLLAIGLYALFDRTLDVPLPLGILEPLL, from the coding sequence ATGTCGCAACCCAGCCTCTTCCAGCGGCTGTTCGCCGGCGCCTGGCTGCTCGCCTGCGTCGCCTTAGCCCTGGTCGCCTGGAACTACCAGGCGCCGTTCTCCTACGAGCCGGTCGGCCCGCGCGCCTACCCGCTGCTCTGCCTGGGCCTGATGGCCGCCGGCCTCGCCTGGCTGATCGCCCGCCCCACGCCGATCAAGCGCGAGGAAGACGAACCCGCGCTGGAAGGTGCGTTGCTGGCCAAGGTCGTGCTCTGCATCGCCCTGCTGGCGGTCTACGCCGGCCTGTTCGAACCGCTGGGCTTCATTCCCGCCAGCGCGCTGGTCGGCACCTTCATCGCACTGATCTACGGCGGCCGCCCGATGGCCAGCGTGATCACCGCCACGCTGCTCGCCATCGGCCTGTACGCGCTGTTCGACCGCACCCTGGACGTCCCGCTGCCGCTGGGCATCCTCGAACCCCTGCTCTGA
- a CDS encoding Bug family tripartite tricarboxylate transporter substrate binding protein, translated as MSTVLRNLTLAGATLLFAGSLIAEPKRPECIAPASPGGGFDLTCKLAQSALVDEKLLSKPMRVTYMPGGVGAVAYNAVVAQRPADGNTITAFSSGSLLNLAQGKFGRFDESAVKWLAAVGTSYGAIAVPADSPYKNLGDLVAALKADPSKVVIGSGGTVGSQDWMQTALIAKAAGIDPKQLRYVALEGGGEIATALLGGHIQVGSTDISDSMPHIRAGKMRLLAVFAEERLKDEGMTDIPTAKEQGYDIIWPVVRGFYLGPKVSDEDYAFWKAAFDKLLASEDFKKLRDQRELFPFAMTGPELDAYVKQQVAQYKQLAREFGLIQ; from the coding sequence ATGTCCACCGTTCTGCGCAACCTGACCCTGGCCGGTGCCACCCTGTTGTTCGCCGGTAGCCTGATCGCCGAGCCCAAGCGCCCGGAATGCATCGCCCCGGCCTCCCCCGGCGGCGGCTTCGACCTCACCTGCAAGCTGGCGCAGAGCGCCCTGGTCGACGAGAAGCTGCTGTCCAAGCCGATGCGCGTCACCTACATGCCCGGCGGCGTTGGCGCCGTGGCCTACAACGCGGTGGTCGCCCAGCGCCCCGCCGACGGCAACACCATCACCGCCTTCTCCAGCGGCTCCTTGCTGAACCTGGCCCAGGGCAAGTTCGGCCGCTTCGACGAAAGCGCGGTGAAATGGCTCGCCGCGGTGGGCACCAGCTACGGCGCCATCGCCGTGCCGGCGGACTCGCCATACAAGAACCTCGGCGACCTGGTCGCCGCGCTCAAGGCCGACCCGAGCAAGGTGGTGATCGGCTCCGGCGGCACCGTCGGCAGCCAGGACTGGATGCAGACCGCGCTGATCGCCAAGGCCGCCGGCATCGATCCGAAGCAACTGCGCTACGTCGCCCTGGAAGGCGGCGGCGAGATCGCCACGGCGCTGCTGGGCGGGCACATCCAGGTCGGCAGTACCGACATCTCCGACTCCATGCCGCACATCCGCGCCGGCAAGATGCGTCTCTTGGCGGTGTTCGCCGAGGAGCGCCTGAAGGATGAAGGCATGACCGACATCCCCACCGCCAAGGAGCAGGGCTACGACATCATCTGGCCGGTGGTGCGCGGCTTCTACCTCGGGCCGAAGGTCAGCGACGAGGACTACGCCTTCTGGAAGGCCGCGTTCGACAAGCTGCTGGCCTCGGAGGACTTCAAGAAGCTGCGCGACCAGCGCGAACTCTTCCCCTTCGCCATGACCGGCCCCGAGCTGGACGCCTACGTGAAACAGCAGGTCGCCCAGTACAAACAGCTCGCCCGCGAGTTCGGCCTCATCCAGTAA
- a CDS encoding OprD family porin has translation MTTAQPLAALAVRKTFPASLSPARASALMAFAGFAPLCDAAGFFEDSSAKLSTQNIYFNRDFRDGSGQSKREEWAQGFILDFQSGYTPGTVGVGLDAMGMLGLKLDSSPDRTGTGLLPTHDDGRAADEYSKLGLAAKFKVSETELKIGSLIPDLPTLQPNDSRLFPQTFEGGLLNSTDLPRLDFTGGRLEKAKDRDSTDFQDLALNNKNRRFSGGSAAGDHYDLAGGDYKFTDNLTGRYHYAALDDVYRQHFVGMLASYPLGPGKFSADLRVAISDDEGAARGGKIDNRAFNGMLAYALGANKFSLGWQQMNGDTAFPYIDGSNPYLVNFVQVGDFADAEERSWQLRHDFDFAGLGLPGLTLMNRYISGDDAKINGMDGHGKEWERDTDIKYTIQSGPLKDVAVRVRNATYRSSFARDADETRVYLSYSLAIW, from the coding sequence ATGACCACTGCCCAGCCCCTGGCTGCACTGGCTGTCCGCAAGACCTTCCCTGCCAGCCTGTCCCCTGCCCGCGCGAGCGCCCTGATGGCTTTCGCCGGCTTCGCCCCACTGTGCGACGCCGCCGGGTTCTTCGAAGACAGCAGCGCCAAACTCAGCACCCAGAATATCTACTTCAACCGCGACTTCCGCGACGGCAGCGGCCAGTCCAAGCGCGAAGAATGGGCGCAGGGTTTCATCCTCGACTTCCAGTCCGGCTACACCCCCGGCACCGTCGGCGTCGGCCTGGACGCAATGGGCATGCTCGGCCTGAAGCTCGACTCCAGCCCGGACCGCACCGGCACCGGCCTGCTGCCGACCCACGACGACGGCCGCGCCGCCGACGAGTACAGCAAGCTGGGCCTCGCCGCAAAGTTCAAGGTCTCAGAGACGGAGCTGAAGATCGGCAGCCTGATCCCCGACCTGCCGACCCTGCAGCCCAACGACAGCCGCCTGTTCCCGCAGACCTTCGAAGGCGGCCTGCTCAACTCCACCGACCTGCCCCGCCTGGACTTCACCGGCGGCCGCCTGGAAAAGGCCAAGGACCGCGATTCCACCGACTTCCAGGACCTCGCGCTGAACAACAAGAACCGCCGCTTCTCCGGCGGCAGCGCCGCAGGCGATCACTACGACCTCGCTGGCGGCGACTACAAGTTCACCGACAACCTCACCGGCCGCTACCACTACGCCGCCCTGGACGACGTCTACCGCCAGCACTTCGTCGGCATGCTCGCCAGCTACCCGCTGGGCCCCGGCAAATTCAGCGCCGACCTACGCGTGGCGATCAGCGACGACGAGGGCGCGGCCCGTGGCGGCAAGATCGACAACCGCGCCTTCAACGGCATGCTGGCCTACGCCCTGGGCGCCAACAAGTTCAGCCTCGGCTGGCAGCAGATGAACGGCGACACCGCCTTCCCCTACATCGATGGCAGCAACCCCTACCTGGTGAACTTCGTGCAGGTCGGCGACTTCGCCGACGCCGAGGAACGCTCCTGGCAACTGCGCCACGACTTCGACTTCGCCGGCCTCGGCCTTCCCGGCCTGACCCTGATGAACCGCTACATCAGCGGCGACGATGCCAAAATCAACGGCATGGACGGTCACGGCAAGGAATGGGAGCGCGACACCGACATCAAGTACACGATCCAGAGCGGCCCGCTGAAGGATGTCGCGGTGCGCGTACGCAACGCCACCTACCGTTCGAGCTTCGCCCGCGATGCCGACGAAACCCGCGTCTACCTCAGCTACTCCCTGGCGATCTGGTAA